TAATTAATTTATAATTTTATTGATTCAAAGGAGATTGTAAATGTTAATCGGCGTTATATCTGACACACATATTCCTGAAAGAGCATCGAAAATACCTGAAGTAGTTTTTGACTTGTTTAATGAAGTGGATATGATTCTACATGCAGGAGATCTTGTTTCATTAGATATTTTAGATGAACTTCAAAAAATTGCCCCAACAAAATGTTCTCAGGGAAACATGGACAGAGCTTATGGTGTTAAACTACCCAAAAGCGTCGTTTTCGAGGTTGAAGGAATTAAAATTGGGCTAAATCATGGTGAAGTCTATCCAAGAGGAGATACCCAACAGTTAAAGTATATTGCTCTTGAAATGGATGTAGAAGTATTAATAACCGGACATACCCACTGGCCCTTTATTAAAGATGTTGGTGATGTTCTTCTTTTAAATCCAGGGAGTCCAACTGTCCCCCGATTATCAGATCCTTCAATAATGCTTCTGAATATTGAAAATAAAAAATTAGATGCTGAAATTGTTAAAACAGGAGCCCCGGTATGTAAAGCTCTTAATTTCAATGGTAAATTAAAGTAATTATTAGAGGTTGAAGGAAAATTTTATTTTTCCTGAACTTTTGGAAATCATAGATTTCGAAGGGCACAAAATATTGAAAAAAATTGAGGTTGAAGGAAATTTCATTTCCTGAACCCAAAAACAAAGTTTTTGAGGCTTAATATGGGAAAAAGATGGGAAATTGAAAAAAAGAAAGAACATTATTATAAACTGGCTAAAAAGGAAAAATACAGATCACGAGCATCATTTAAACTTCTTCAGTTAAATAAGCGCTTTAAAGTAATTAAACCTGATGATTATGTGGTTGATTTAGGTGCCGCTCCAGGAGGATGGTCACAGGTTGCTCTAGACATTGTTGGAGATAATGGACTCGTTGTGGGGGTTGATCTTCAAAGGATAAAACCTTTTGAACATGAAAACTTCATTCAAATAACTGGAGATTTTACAGAAGATGAAACCATAGAAAAAATTAAAAATGCACTTAAAATTGATGCAGATGCTATTTTATCAGATGCATCTCCCAAACTATCAGGAATAAAAGATATAGATCATCTCAAATCCATTGATCTGGCTGAGAATACCCTTAAAATTGCTGAAAAAATTTTAAAACCCGGAGGTAACGTTATTATAAAAATTTTCCAGGGAGAAGAGTTTGAAAACCTTTTAAAGAAGTTAAAAAAGAAATTTAAAACCGTTAAAACAACTAAACCCCCATCTTCTAAAAAGGGAAGTATGGAGATGTATATAATAGCCAAAAAACTATATTAGGTTTTCACTTAAAACAAATGCAATTTATAAATTAAAAATCGTTATTTTTAAATATTATTTTATTTCATCAGATATTAAATTCATTTCCATGCAGCAAATATAATTGTTAAGAATCAGTTTTTTTTATAATTTCATTCATTTTTAATGGCAAAATGGATGCAATAAATAATCATAGTTATATCTTTTTTTTAATTCTTTATTTTCAATAGTTGATACTATTAAACCTCCACCTATCAAACCACTGAAAACTATCATATTGGGTTTTTTCTTTACAATGAAAACATTATAACGATGAATATCAGAGCCAATAGAAACGCTAAAATCCTTGTTTTGCTGGAACACCCTCTGCAACTTTTTCGTGATGTATATTTCCAGCTCTTTGGGAAAATTTCCCGATGTCGTGCAGCATTGCTGCTAATTGCAACTCCTTTAAACTCATTTATTACACCGCAATATTTTTTTAATTATTTTAGTTAATACTAATAAATTTGAAGTAATAATGGAATATAGGAATTTATTTTTATAATGATCGTGATATGATGAGATGATTATAAATATTTTTCTATTTTAATCTGGTATAATGGGCTAATTAATAAAAAAATAATTAATAAATGTGATTGGTGCCATTTACTAATTGATATTCAAGGAAATTTGAATAAGATAATTGATATTTGTATGGTAAGAAACCATAGATGAATAAACGCTGGAAGCAAAAATGGCTCTTAAGGCAATTTGTAAACTTATTTTACCGGATAACCATCTGCAACGAGTTTATATTCTTTTATTGTTTATTCCTTGATTCTTCTATTATTGATGAAATCTATGGAGTGCGGATTGTTCTCTATATTAATAATCAGGCTTATTTTTCATGTCTCGAATACTATTAAAGCGTAAATTATTTACATGACTATGTATTATAGCCATAAGGTTGTTATGATATGATATCATTTTCATTAATGTAATACTAATTTAATAAAAAGTGTTAATATCTTCTGAAATCACACATTTCATCCTATAAATATTTATAATAATAAAAAAAAGTCACAAAATTTATTAATGATAAAAATCAATATAATATGGCATGGAACACATGAATGAAGAACTATTTAAAAACTCCTTTTACTTCCTTATGGAAAGCGAATCCATGCCGAGAGAAACTCTTGCCAAGCGCATTAAAGAGTTATCGCGTGATGAGCTTGAAGATATGGCCCAAAGGGCAATTAGCCTCGCATTAAGAGAACGAGAAGCCCGCCATGCTTTACAAACCAGAATTGACAAGCAATTCCATGAAACTCTGTATATGGCTTTTTAAAAGCTATTTTAAATTTTTCTTTTTTAATTTTGGTTTTTGTTTAAATCTCCCCTCTTACTTTACTCAAGCTGGCTTTGGCTTTTTGCATCTGTGTTTTTGCGGTATAAATTCTGTTATTAACTTCTTCTATAGGTTGATTTGCAGATAAAGCGCTTTCAACATCGCCAATAGCAGATTCCGCCTTTACAGCCTCAAGTTCAGCTTCCACAAAATCCTTCTTAGCTTTTTTATTTCCTGTCTTATAGACCTGCATTTTTGTAGAGTCCAGCTGAGATTTTAAAGCAGAAAGATCTGATTTTAATGCTGCAAGTTCATCATAAGCAGTCCCTGTATCCGCATTGGTTGTTAACTTTGAAGAAATTCCTTGGACTCCTATATAAGCAAAAATAGCTATGGTGGCTATCACCATTATTATTCCAAGAAGGGATATTGTCATTGAAGTTGCTTTAAATAAGTTTAATCTTGATCTTTTCATTATGTCACCATTAAAATGCATTTGAGTTGATCTTCATTTTGGTTTGGCCATTTAAGTTAAGATTTAATAATATAAATAGTTATAATTTATTTTAAATTTTGTCATATTTTTTATAGTAAAGATTATTATAGTTATTTGCTGATATAAGTATTGATGGACACCATAACCGAAAAATCAAAAACATCAGTAGCAAAGTTTGAAGACTTTTTTAGTACAGAATACAAAGATGCTGTATTTGAAGCCCTTGAAAAGTATCCAGATGAGCGATCTGTAGTAGTTGACTATTTACAACTGGAAATGTTCGATCCAGATCTGGCTGATCTATTGATAGAGAAACCCGAGGAAGTTATTAAAGCAGCTCAAAAGGCCATTAAAAACATTGATACCACAAGGAAAAATGCGGATTTGCAGGTTAGATTTGAAAATGTAAGTAATAATGTACCTTTAAGAGAACTTAGAAGTAAATATATCGGTAAATTCGTTGCAGTAGATGGGATTGTTAGAAAGGCTAATGAAATCCGTCCAAGGATTGTAAATGCAATGTTTGAGTGCAGAAGCTGCATGAGGCTTCATGAAGTTCCTCAAAAAAGCAATATGATCAGTGAACCTGCCCTCTGTAATGATTGCGGAGGCAGATCATTTAGATTACTTCAAGAAGAATCCGAATTCTTAGATACTCAAACCACAAAGCTTCAGGAACCTTTAGAAAATTTATCAGGAGGAGAACAACCAAGACAAATTAATGTAGTCTTAGAAGATGATCTGGTTGATATGATTACTCCTGGAGACATAATTCGAATTACCGGAACTCTAAAGACAGTTCGAGATGAGAAAACAAAGTTATTTAAAAATTATTTATACTGTAATTATATTGAGGCACTTGAACAGGAATTTGAAGAGCTTCAAATAAGCGAAGAAGATGAAGAAAAGATTAAAGAACTTGCAAAAGACCCAAATGTTTATAATAAAATCATTAACTCCACTGCACCTTCAATTCAAGGATACAGAGAAGTAAAAGAAGCCATAGCCCTTCAGTTATTTGGAGGTTCTGCAAAAGAGCTTGAAGATAAAACAAGAATCAGGGGAGATATTCACATACTGATTGTGGGGGATCCGGGTATTGGTAAATCCCAGATGCTTAAATATGTTTCTAAACTTGCTCCACGTGGAATTTATACAAGCGGTAAAGGTACAAGTGGGGTAGGACTTACTGCTGCAGCAGTTAAGGACGATCTGGGAGGCTGGTCCCTTGAAGCGGGGGCATTGGTCTTAGGAGACCGTGGTAATGTCTGTGTGGACGAACTTGACAAGATGAGGTCAGAAGATAGATCAGCAATCCACGAAGCCCTTGAGCAGCAAACAATAAGTATTGCTAAGGCAGGGATTATGGCAACTTTAAATTCCAGATGTGCCATGCTTGCTGCTGCAAACCCTAAATTTGGGAGATTTGACCGTTATAAATCCATAGCAGAGCAAATTAACCTTCCTGCACCCATACTTTCGAGATTTGATTTAATATTTGTTGTTGAAGACAAACCAAATGCAGAAAGAGATAAGAAACTTGCAGGGCATATTCTGAATATACATAAAAGTGCTGAAATACCCTTTGAAATTGATCCTGAACTATTAAGGAAATATATTGCATATGCAAGGAAAAACGTTCATCCACAGCTTACTCATGGAGCTATAGAGGTACTTCAAGAGTTTTATGTTGGGATGAGAGGTAGCGCTGAGGATGATGACTCTCCAGTTCCGATTACTGCCCGTCAGCTTGAGGCTTTAGTACGTCTGTCTGAAGCAAACTGTAAAATACGGTTAGGAAAAGAAGTTACTGCCGAAGACGCAAAAAGAGCCATTAAATTACAACAAGAATGTATGAAACAGGTTGGTCTTGATCCAGATACCGGTAAAGTGGATATTGACAAAGTTGAAGGTCGAACACCCAAATCAGATCGTGATAAGGCCAGAGTTCTTCTGGATATTGTTAAAGAATTGAGTGACGAGTATGGTGGCAGAGTACCTGTAAGTATACTCACCGACGAGATGTCAGATAGGTATAAAGTAAGTGAAGACAAAGTTAAGCAAATTATAACCAAATTAAAGCAGCAGGGATTAGTATTTGAGCCTGCAACCGGTTATCTTAAAACAGTATGATTGAAGTATTCGTTCAATCATCAATTTTTTATATACTTAAAAGCATAATATATATGCCTTTAAATTTAGAATATTATTTTTAAGATTATAATATTACAAATTTATTTTAGTTAAGGAGGTTAAAAAATGAGCGATTATGATAAATTATTAGATAGAGCAATAGATCAATTACCACAAAAGGTTTTTGAAACAACAAGATTTACCGTTCCTAAAGCTTATTCAGTAATTCAGGGAAATAGAACCATAATACAGAACTTCAAAGAAATTGCCGAAGCTTTAAATAGAGATCCACAGCACCTACTAAAATTTTTACTCAGAGAATTAGGAACTGCAGGAAATTTAGAAGGCAGCAGGGCAATAATGCAGGGGAAATTTACCCATTATCTCATAAATGACAGAATCGATGATTATGTTAAGAGATTTATCATGTGTCATGAATGTAACAGACCAGATACACGTATAATCAGAGAAGATCGTATATTTTTACTTAAATGCGAAGCTTGCGGTGCTAAAGCTCCATTAAAAACATTATAAGGGATATATTCCCCTTAATATTATTTATTTTAATTGATTGATATTATGTTTTGTCCAAAATGTGGAAAGACTGATGAAGAACTTTTTGACAATCTTTGTAAGTCCTGTTTTCTTGAAAATCTTGTTTTAGCAGAAATACCTGAGAAAATAGAAATTACTGTATGCGCACACTGCCAGTCACGCCTTATAAGTGGCAAATGGCATGAATTAGAGCTATCTGATGAAGAAATTATTCTAAATACTTTAAATAGCCACATAACCATTAATAAATATGCTCAAAACGTTGAAATTGAAGTTGAAACTTTATTTGCACGGGGTTCAAATATTGAATCCATTGTTCATGTAAAAGGAACTGTACTTGGCGAAATTATTGAACAGGAATACAATCTTAGGGTTAAAATCATTAGAACTGTTTGTCCAGAGTGCAGTAAGTTTGCATCAGGCTATTATGAAGCTGTAATACAGTTAAGGACAGATAAAAGAGTTCCTGATGATGAAGAAATAATGACAGCTGATGCAATAATTGCAGAAAATATCGATAAGATAGCAAAAAAGAACAAAATGGCCTATATTTCAGAACGTGCTGTGCTTAAAGAAGGTGTTGATTACTATGTTGGCTCTTATAAAGTTGCAAAAAGGCTTTCAAATTCTATAAAAGACCATATGGGTGGTATTATCAAAGAATCCCCACGTCTCATGGGTAGAGATAAATCAGCGGGAAAAGACCTTTACAGAGTATGGATTTCAGTGAGAATACCCTATTTTAAAATTAATGACTTCATAAAACTTGATAAAACTGTGGGGCAAATATTAAACATTGACGGGAAGAGAATTTTGATTAAAGATTTAATTTCAAGAAATCAAATTTCAATTCAATGGAGAGATTATGATAAAATAACGCCTATTGCAAGAAAAGAAAATGTGATGGAGACTACAGTCACTGCAAAAACTCCAGATTCAATCCAAATACTTCATCCTGTAACCTATGAACCTGAAGACCTTGAAATCAATGATGAATATGCAGGGATTGGGATTGGATCCCAGATACATGTAATTGAAATTGACCATGTTCTTTACATTTTGGATACCGTCGAAAGATCGATAGATTTTTCGGGCCGTAAAAATTCGTAGAATTTTTACAGGATTTACACAATATTTAAATTGTATAAAATGAAACTTAAATAAAGATTTAAATTAAAAATATTATCTAATTCTTTAAATTACTCAATACAATATATTTTAGATAATTTACGGTGATATGATGGACATTGATGCTAAAATTGACATGATAGAGAGCGGAACGCTTGAAATAATTTCCCATGATGAACTTAAAGAAAAACTTCAAAAGGATTCTCCTGTAGCTTATATAGGTTATGAACCCTCTGGGAAAGTTCATCTTGGACATGCTATTACCGTAAAGAAAATGATAGACCTCCAGAAAGCAGGTTTTAAGATTAAAATCCTTCTTGCAGATCTTCATGCTTATCTAAACGGAAAAGGCACCCTTGAAGAAATAAAAGTAATTTCAGAATACATGAAGCAGTGTTTTCTTGCCCTTGGCTTAAATGAAGAAACTGAATTCATTTTAGGGTCTTCCTTCCAGACAGATGAAAACTACACACTTAAGATTTATGAATTAGCACTTTCAACTACTTTAACACGTGCAAGAAGAAGTATGGCCCAAATTACAAGAGATAAAGAGGATCATAAAGTTGCAGAGGTTATTTATCCTATAATGCAGGTTATTGACATGCTATTTTTAGATGTTGATCTGGCATTAGGAGGGATGGAACAGCGAAAAATCCATATGCTTGCAAGGGAAAATCTGCCCAAAGTAGGGTCACCTGCACCTGTCATCATCCACACTCCTCTTCTTCATGGGACTGACGGCAGTGAAAAGATGTCTTCGAGCAAAGAAAACTTCATAGCCATTGATGATTCTCCTGAAGACATAAAAAAGAAGATAAAAAACAGTTACTGTCCAGCAGGAGAAATTGAAGGCAATCCAGTGATAGAAATAGCAAAATATTTTATTTATGATGTTCAGGATACTCTGTTAATTGAAAGACCGTCTAAATTTGGAGGAAATCTTGAATTAAATTATGAAGAGCTTATGGAAGCCTATGAAAATGGGAATTTACATCCATTAGACCTTAAAAATGCAGTTGCTGATAATTTAATCAAGATCTTAGAACCTGTAAGAGAATATTTAAAAAATTGAAATTAGCTTAAAATTACTCAAAGAATAGGTGATCAAATGGAATATGAAATGAAAATACCTGCAGGAGTTCCAGGACAAATACTTGCAGAAATCATGGAAAAATTAGATGTAGATGTTAAACAAACTGATTATGGGCCTGTTATTATTGGTGAAAAAGAAGATCTTGAAATTGCTCAAGATATGATATTAAGATCATTAAATGAAAGGATAAAAGAACTGGAAGGTAGAAAATAGATTATTAATTTTTTAGATTATTCCAGTTCATCAATGATATCGTCGATGATATCATCAACTATATCTTCGATATTATTTTGATCGCTCCATGTGCATAATTCAGTTCCAGGAACATCCCCTATGTCTTCAAATGTGCTTTCATCACTCCATGCTCTTTCTAAGTCCTCTGAACAAAAACTTAAATCAGTATCATGGTTTTCATAAAGAACATCCCATGTTTCAGAGTTTCTTATTTCCCAGTACCATGTATATGTAATGGCACACTTTTCTTCATTCATTCCACTTGTTAATCCCTTTGTTAGAACTTCGCATACTTTTGATTCCTCTTTATAACCTACAATTAAAGTTTTTCCATCATCAAGGTCAATATGTTTTTCCCAAACATCTTTAGGACCATCAACCTTTTCCAGATCCGTGTTAATTATCATGTCGCTAAGTTCATCTTTATTTACCATATCACTGCTCCCATTTTCAGTGAATAAACTCAAAATTATTTTAGAACTTCATTATTGTATATAAGATATTATGATTAAAATTATACTTATTTTTATGTATATAACTGATTTTGAATATAATTAATTAAAATTATAATTAGATGCATCTGCCGATTTTTGGCGAAATTACTTTCTTTATATCTTCATGTACTTTATTAACCCCATTATTGGCATTTATAACGAAGAAATCATTTGTTCTGGCGAGTTCCAGGTATCTATTCCTGATTTTTTCAAGGAATGCTTTATTTTCGAAACTATCATTACCATCACATCTTGAAATTGCCTTTTCAACATCCAAATCAAGCAATATTACTATATCTGGCTTTTTAACGAATTTATTTAACTCATAAAGCCATGAAGTGTCACTATCTTGTTTTTGATTCGAGTCACTAACACTTTGAGGATTCTGATAAGCGATACTTGAATAAAAGCATCGATCACTTATTACTGCTTTGCCAGATTCCTCTGCGGCTCTTATTGTGTCCATCAGGACCATGCGATCAGCTGCAAATAAAAGTGCAAGTGTTTTCTGGAAATTATCTTCTGTTGCTCTTGGATCTTTAAGAATTTCTCTTATTAATTTACCTGTAGCCGAATCTGTAGGCTCAAAAATCCTTAAAACTTCATATCCATAATCATTTAGCCATTTTTCAAGGAGAAGTATCTGTGTTGATTTCCCCGAGCCGTCAATACCTTCTAAACAAATATACATGTTATCTCCTTATATTAATCATCCGAAATATGATTATAATCTGTTATTTATTTATCAAAACTGTAATTTTCTAATTAATAACGGAAATATTATTTAATTATAATCTTCTATCTACTTTATTAAACATATAATTATCTTAAAAACAAAATAATATCAATCTAACACATTCTACAGATTAATTTTATTAATTATTTCACACCTAAATGGAGAATAATAATGAATAAAGATATTCCCGAGCTTCTGGCACCTGCAGGGTCAATGGATGCACTTAAAGCTGCTGTAAATGCTGGTGCTGATGCTGTTTACCTTGCTGGAAAACAGTTTGGGGCAAGATATTATGCAGATAACTTCGATAATAAGCAGCTGCAAGATGCTGTAAATTATGCTCATTTAAGAGGTGTAAAAGTTTATGTAACAGTTAATACTCTCCTCAATGACCATGAACTCCAAAAAATGGCAGAATATCTTTTATTTTTGTATGAAATAGGAATAGATGCGATTTTAGTTCAGGACATTGGTGTTGCAAAACTGGCAAAAAAACTTGTCCCAAATTTAAAACTCCATGCATCTACCCAGATGACCATTCACAACCTTGAAGGCGTTAAATGGGCATCAGAGTTTGGATTTAAACGTGTAGTTCTTGCCAGAGAAATGGAATTATCCCAAATAAAAGAAATCAGTAAAAAAATTAAATCAGAAGAAATTGAACTTGAAATATTTGCTCATGGAGCATTATGTTATTCTTATTCTGGACAGTGCCTCCTATCTTCATTTATAGGTGGTAGAAGTGGAAACAGAGGGATGTGCGCCCAGCCTTGTCGAAGAAAATATAAAGTTATTTCCGGAGAGAAAGATGAATATGGGAGGCCCACCAAATTATCTAAAGCACCTGTAAAAGATGAATATGTATTATCTACTCGCGATCTGGCACTTTACAGGCATCTGACCAAAATTATTAATTCAGATGTGCGTTCTCTTAAGATTGAGGGAAGAATGAGGTCTCCAGAGTATGTGGCAATTGTAGTAAGCATATACAGAAAAGCTTTAGATTCCATTGCAGAAGGCGAATGGAAATTTGATAAAGAAGACATCAATAACCTCAAATTAGCGTTTAACAGGGATTTTACAGGAGGATATATCTTAGAAAAGGATTATAGCAGAATAATGGGTCGAAATCTTCCAGGAAACCGCGGTGTTTATGTTGGTTCTCTGATTGAACATAAAAAGAAAGAAGCGTTAATAAAAATCAAAGGAGATATTATTCCCCAAAAAGGTGATGGGATTGTTTTCATACCATCAAATCCCAAGGAAAGAGAGTATGGAATGGTGATGAATGAATTTCCTGAAATTCATAAAAATAAGATTAAATTTAAAGTTAATTTTCCATTAAAGAAAAGAACATCTCTTTATATTACTCGGAGAAAAATATTGATTGATAGAGCAAATGAAATTATCAATGGAATCTCTGATGATTTAAAAAATCAAATTATGGTTGATCTGGAAATATTAATCCAGGAAAACGGCACCATTACGCTTAAAAGCCAGTTCGATGGAGCTAAAGGATTATTAAAATTAGAAACACGTGCTGATTTTAAAATGGAGAAAGCTGTAAAAAGGCCTCTTGATAAAAAGACGATAGAAAATCAAATGACTAAAACTGGTGGAACTCCTTTTAATATTAAAAAAATTCGAATTCAATATCCTGGAAATCTTTTCGCATCCTTAAGTGAACTTAATAAGCTCAGAAGAGATTTATTCAATGAAATAGCAGATAAAATTATTTCATCATATCTTCCACCAGAAGAAGAATTGATAAATTCAAAAAAAGGTCTGAATAATATTTTACTTGAAACCCTTCCTTCAAAAAGACCTCTAAAAAAAATTCCTGAATTAGGCATATACGTCAATGACCTGAATGTCTTGAATGGAGCTATTAATGGAGGTTGCAGGCGGATTTATTTTGATCCATTTATTCAGAGTAGTTTAAAATGCAGATCAGAAGATTTAAAAATTGAAAAAATGAAAGAGTTCATATTAGAGGCCAAATCTTTATGTATATCTGCTGATGCTGTATTTATCCTGAAATTGCCAAAAATAACCTACGATTCAGATTTAAAGATGTTATTAAAGTTACTAGGGCAGTTATCTAAATCTGGAATTAATGAATTTATGGTTGATGGAATTGGAACTGCAAAGGCTTTGTTGGGTTTGAATAATTCGATTAAGTTATATGGATCCTCGGGGCTCAACATCTGGAATCATCTATCGGTAGAAGAATTATCCAAACTTTTTAATGGGCTTACAATATCACCTGAACTTTCAAAAAATGATATTATTAAGACACTTACTCATAATTGGGGCAGTGATGTTTCTTTGGAATTTCTTGTTCAGGGAAACATTGAATCAATAATTTCTAAAGACTGCATTCCATGTATTAGCGGTATAAATAAAAATAATGGTAACAAAT
This genomic stretch from Methanobacterium sp. harbors:
- a CDS encoding SAM-dependent methyltransferase, with product MGKRWEIEKKKEHYYKLAKKEKYRSRASFKLLQLNKRFKVIKPDDYVVDLGAAPGGWSQVALDIVGDNGLVVGVDLQRIKPFEHENFIQITGDFTEDETIEKIKNALKIDADAILSDASPKLSGIKDIDHLKSIDLAENTLKIAEKILKPGGNVIIKIFQGEEFENLLKKLKKKFKTVKTTKPPSSKKGSMEMYIIAKKLY
- a CDS encoding minichromosome maintenance protein MCM, translating into MDTITEKSKTSVAKFEDFFSTEYKDAVFEALEKYPDERSVVVDYLQLEMFDPDLADLLIEKPEEVIKAAQKAIKNIDTTRKNADLQVRFENVSNNVPLRELRSKYIGKFVAVDGIVRKANEIRPRIVNAMFECRSCMRLHEVPQKSNMISEPALCNDCGGRSFRLLQEESEFLDTQTTKLQEPLENLSGGEQPRQINVVLEDDLVDMITPGDIIRITGTLKTVRDEKTKLFKNYLYCNYIEALEQEFEELQISEEDEEKIKELAKDPNVYNKIINSTAPSIQGYREVKEAIALQLFGGSAKELEDKTRIRGDIHILIVGDPGIGKSQMLKYVSKLAPRGIYTSGKGTSGVGLTAAAVKDDLGGWSLEAGALVLGDRGNVCVDELDKMRSEDRSAIHEALEQQTISIAKAGIMATLNSRCAMLAAANPKFGRFDRYKSIAEQINLPAPILSRFDLIFVVEDKPNAERDKKLAGHILNIHKSAEIPFEIDPELLRKYIAYARKNVHPQLTHGAIEVLQEFYVGMRGSAEDDDSPVPITARQLEALVRLSEANCKIRLGKEVTAEDAKRAIKLQQECMKQVGLDPDTGKVDIDKVEGRTPKSDRDKARVLLDIVKELSDEYGGRVPVSILTDEMSDRYKVSEDKVKQIITKLKQQGLVFEPATGYLKTV
- a CDS encoding DUF3656 domain-containing protein, with the protein product MNKDIPELLAPAGSMDALKAAVNAGADAVYLAGKQFGARYYADNFDNKQLQDAVNYAHLRGVKVYVTVNTLLNDHELQKMAEYLLFLYEIGIDAILVQDIGVAKLAKKLVPNLKLHASTQMTIHNLEGVKWASEFGFKRVVLAREMELSQIKEISKKIKSEEIELEIFAHGALCYSYSGQCLLSSFIGGRSGNRGMCAQPCRRKYKVISGEKDEYGRPTKLSKAPVKDEYVLSTRDLALYRHLTKIINSDVRSLKIEGRMRSPEYVAIVVSIYRKALDSIAEGEWKFDKEDINNLKLAFNRDFTGGYILEKDYSRIMGRNLPGNRGVYVGSLIEHKKKEALIKIKGDIIPQKGDGIVFIPSNPKEREYGMVMNEFPEIHKNKIKFKVNFPLKKRTSLYITRRKILIDRANEIINGISDDLKNQIMVDLEILIQENGTITLKSQFDGAKGLLKLETRADFKMEKAVKRPLDKKTIENQMTKTGGTPFNIKKIRIQYPGNLFASLSELNKLRRDLFNEIADKIISSYLPPEEELINSKKGLNNILLETLPSKRPLKKIPELGIYVNDLNVLNGAINGGCRRIYFDPFIQSSLKCRSEDLKIEKMKEFILEAKSLCISADAVFILKLPKITYDSDLKMLLKLLGQLSKSGINEFMVDGIGTAKALLGLNNSIKLYGSSGLNIWNHLSVEELSKLFNGLTISPELSKNDIIKTLTHNWGSDVSLEFLVQGNIESIISKDCIPCISGINKNNGNKFLGLKDVKNRVFPVLVDNRCHTYILNSVELCLIDHLPFISKTGVDTVIIDARGKTEKYAFKICSIYVNALQIIASGGPNIKNNLNSLKNKIKKISLGGITTGNFIRGIKNN
- the tmk gene encoding dTMP kinase, which codes for MYICLEGIDGSGKSTQILLLEKWLNDYGYEVLRIFEPTDSATGKLIREILKDPRATEDNFQKTLALLFAADRMVLMDTIRAAEESGKAVISDRCFYSSIAYQNPQSVSDSNQKQDSDTSWLYELNKFVKKPDIVILLDLDVEKAISRCDGNDSFENKAFLEKIRNRYLELARTNDFFVINANNGVNKVHEDIKKVISPKIGRCI
- a CDS encoding translation initiation factor IF-2 subunit beta, coding for MSDYDKLLDRAIDQLPQKVFETTRFTVPKAYSVIQGNRTIIQNFKEIAEALNRDPQHLLKFLLRELGTAGNLEGSRAIMQGKFTHYLINDRIDDYVKRFIMCHECNRPDTRIIREDRIFLLKCEACGAKAPLKTL
- a CDS encoding 60S ribosomal export protein NMD3, coding for MFCPKCGKTDEELFDNLCKSCFLENLVLAEIPEKIEITVCAHCQSRLISGKWHELELSDEEIILNTLNSHITINKYAQNVEIEVETLFARGSNIESIVHVKGTVLGEIIEQEYNLRVKIIRTVCPECSKFASGYYEAVIQLRTDKRVPDDEEIMTADAIIAENIDKIAKKNKMAYISERAVLKEGVDYYVGSYKVAKRLSNSIKDHMGGIIKESPRLMGRDKSAGKDLYRVWISVRIPYFKINDFIKLDKTVGQILNIDGKRILIKDLISRNQISIQWRDYDKITPIARKENVMETTVTAKTPDSIQILHPVTYEPEDLEINDEYAGIGIGSQIHVIEIDHVLYILDTVERSIDFSGRKNS
- a CDS encoding tyrosine--tRNA ligase; this encodes MDIDAKIDMIESGTLEIISHDELKEKLQKDSPVAYIGYEPSGKVHLGHAITVKKMIDLQKAGFKIKILLADLHAYLNGKGTLEEIKVISEYMKQCFLALGLNEETEFILGSSFQTDENYTLKIYELALSTTLTRARRSMAQITRDKEDHKVAEVIYPIMQVIDMLFLDVDLALGGMEQRKIHMLARENLPKVGSPAPVIIHTPLLHGTDGSEKMSSSKENFIAIDDSPEDIKKKIKNSYCPAGEIEGNPVIEIAKYFIYDVQDTLLIERPSKFGGNLELNYEELMEAYENGNLHPLDLKNAVADNLIKILEPVREYLKN
- a CDS encoding metallophosphoesterase, with protein sequence MLIGVISDTHIPERASKIPEVVFDLFNEVDMILHAGDLVSLDILDELQKIAPTKCSQGNMDRAYGVKLPKSVVFEVEGIKIGLNHGEVYPRGDTQQLKYIALEMDVEVLITGHTHWPFIKDVGDVLLLNPGSPTVPRLSDPSIMLLNIENKKLDAEIVKTGAPVCKALNFNGKLK